A stretch of DNA from Bacillus sp. Marseille-Q1617:
CTGCACCGACGCGAAACTGAATCTTAAACTCGTCCAGGACGACCTGAAATTCGACATCATCGAAAAGGATATCGACCAGAGTGACGAACTGACGGAACGTTTCGGATTGATGATCCCGGTGGTGGAATATGACGGAGAAATCATCCAGTACGGGCAAATTGACTATTTTACACTTAGCAAGCGTTTACATGAAAAACTCAGTAGTTTCTAGTTGAAATGCGATTTCCATACTGATAGAATGAACGTTGAAAGCAGGGATGAATTTTTTTTGGAGGCAGTGGGACATAATATGTCTATGTGGGACTTTTATAGTCCAGCGAACATAAGCCGCATTCGTTTGACAGTATCCCGCAATGGAAAGCGCACGTTTAGTGGCACTTCCCTTGTGGAATTACTATAAAGTGGCAGTCACTCACTTCCATGTAAGGAGCTTTTACCGATGGAATCCATTATTGATATACAAAAGCGATTATTACCCGACCTGCTTGAAGTTATGCAAAAAAGGCATCAGATTCTCCGTTCGATTCAATTCTTACAGCCGGTCGGCCGCAGGAGTCTCGCGCAGAACCTTGGACTGACGGAACGGGTGTTGAGAAGTGAAGTGGAATTCCTTAAGAATCAGGATCTCATCTCGATCAAGACTTCCGGAATGATCATGACCGAAGACGGCATGAAGCTGCTGGAACGAATCGAAAATATGATGAGAGAGATTTCGGGAATCAATGACATGGAGGAAAGATTACAGTCTTTACTCAATCTTAATGAAATTGTCATCGTTCCGGGGAATAGTGATGAGTCTCCGTGGGTAAAAGAAGAATTGGGGCGTGCGTCAGCTTTTAGTATGAAACAGCGCCTTGAGGGGAATAATATCATCGCTGTGACCGGCGGTTCGACCATGGCAGCTGTCGCAGAAATGCTGACACCCGACTTTTCCGGATCCGACACCTTGTTTGTTCCTGCGCGGGGCGGAATCGGTGAAGATGTGAAGAACCAGGCCAACACGATCTGCGCGAAGATGGCAGAGCATACCGGAATGCGGCACCGCGTTCTTTATGTTCCCGATCAGGTCAGTAAAGAAGTTTACAAGTCCTTTTTAAAGGAACCGATGATTAAAGAGGTCTTAAATTTAATTCAATCAGCAAACATGGTTCTTCATGGAATTGGAGATGCTATTACAATGGCAGAAAGGCGAAAGACGCCACCGGCTGATTTTGAAAAAATCACTGCAGGGAACGCGGTCGGCGAAGCATTCGGCTATTATTTCAATGAGTCGGGGGAAGTGGTACATAAAGTGCCGACCATTGGACTCCAGCTTGAAGATTTGAAGAACATCAAACATGTATTTGCCGTCGCTGGCGGCAGCTCGAAAGCAAAAGCGATTCGGGCATATCTGAAAAGTGCTCCCTCTTCAACAATCCTGATCACCGATGAAGGAGCAGCGAAAGAGCTTTTAAAAGGCTGAGGCCTTTTGAAATATAAAAAAATCATCCTTACACACACTAAAGGAGGAAATAATATTATGGCAACGAAAATTGGTATTAACGGATTTGGACGTATCGGACGTAACGTATTCCGTGCAGCACTTAAAAACGATAACGTAGAGGTAGTGGCAGTCAACGACTTGACTGATGCAAACATGCTTGCTCACCTTTTACAATATGATACAGTTCACGGAACTCTTCAGGAGAAAGTAACTGTTGACGGTGACACACTTGTTATCGGCGATAAAAAAGTAAAAGTACTTGCAGAGCGCGACCCTGCTCAACTTGGCTGGGGAGACCTTGGTGTAGAAGTGGTAGTTGAATCTACTGGCCGCTTCACTAAGCGTGCTGACGCTGCGAAACACCTTGAAGCTGGTGCGAAGAAAGTCATCATCTCCGCTCCTGCAACAGATGAAGACATCACAGTTGTTATGGGTGTTAACGAAGACAAGTACGATGCAGAGAACCACAACGTCATCTCTAACGCATCTTGTACGACAAACTGCTTAGCGCCATTCGCGAAAGTTCTTAACGACAAGTTCGGAATCAAGCGTGGAATGATGACAACAATCCACTCTTACACAAACGATCAGCAAATCCTTGATCTTCCGCATAAAGATTACCGTCGTGCTCGTGCGGCAGCTGAAAACATCATCCCTACAACTACGGGTGCTGCAAAAGCTGTATCACTAGTGCTGCCTGAATTAAAAGGTAAACTGAACGGTGGAGCAGTACGTGTTCCAACTCCAAACGTTTCTCTTGTTGACTTAGTTGCAGAACTAGACAAGAACGTAACGGCTGAAGAAGTGAACGCGGCATTCAAAGAAGCTGCTGAAGGCGATCTTAAAGGAGTTCTTGCTTACAGCGAAGAGCCATTAGTATCAACTGACTATAACGGAAGCCCTGCTTCTTCAACAATCGATGCATTATCAACTATGGTAATGGAAGACAACATGGTAAAAGTAATCTCTTGGTATGATAACGAGAGCGGATACTCTAACCGTGTGGTTGACCTTGTTGATTACATCGCTTCTAAAGGTCTTTAATCCGTCATTAAAGTAAATTGACATTATCAGCAGGGTGAGGATGGATAAATTTTGTCCCACCATCTATAATGGAAAGGGATGAAGGGGAGCGGGGAAGATTCCCCACTCCCCTTTTTCTTGTTCCTATACTGAATTTTCTTTTCATTATGAAAAGAAACACAAAAGGAGGCCTTTTACGATGAATAAGAAATCAATCAAAGATGTTGATGTAAAAGGGAAACGCGTATTTTGCCGGGTGGACTTCAACGTACCTATGTCAGAAGGCAAAATCACTGATGAAACCCGTATCCAAGCTGCACTTCCAACAATCAAGTATTTAGTAGAAGGCGGCGCGAAAGTCATCCTGGCGAGTCACTTGGGGCGTCCAAAGGGTGAAGTAGTAGAAGAACTTCGTTTGACTCCGGTAGCAGAAAGACTTTCGGAGCTGCTTGGCAAGAACGTTGCGAAGGCTGACGAAGCGTATGGAGAAAACGTACAATCCAAAATCAGCGAAATGGCTGAGGGGGATGTACTTGTTCTTGAAAACGTGCGTTTCTATGCTGGCGAAACGAAAAATGACCCTGAACTTGCGAAAGAATTCGCGGCACTAGCCGACCTTTACGTAAACGATGCATTCGGTGCAGCCCACCGTGCGCATGCTTCAACTGAAGGCGTCGCAAAGCACCTTCCGGCTGTGGCAGGTCTTTTAATGGAAAAAGAGCTTGAGGTACTTGGAAAAGCACTCTCAACTCCGGAACGTCCATTCACAGCGATCATCGGCGGAGCGAAGGTAAAAGATAAAATCGGTGTCATCGATAACCTGTTAGATAAAGTGGACAACCTGATCATCGGAGGCGGACTTGCTTACACATTCGTGAAAGCACAGGGCCACGAGGTAGGAAAATCCCTTTTAGAAGAAGATAAAATCGATCTTGCAAAGCAATTCATGAAAAAAGCTGAAGATAAAGGCGTTAACTTCCTTATGCCTGTCGATGTAGTCGTTGCTGATGACTTCTCAAACGACGCAAATACAAAAGAAGTGGATATCGATTCGATCCCATCTGATTGGGAAGCACTTGATATCGGTCCTAAGACAAGAGAATTATTCCAAGCGACAATCAAGGATAGTAAGCTTGTCATCTGGAACGGACCTATGGGTGTATTCGAACTCGATGCATT
This window harbors:
- the pgk gene encoding phosphoglycerate kinase, with the translated sequence MNKKSIKDVDVKGKRVFCRVDFNVPMSEGKITDETRIQAALPTIKYLVEGGAKVILASHLGRPKGEVVEELRLTPVAERLSELLGKNVAKADEAYGENVQSKISEMAEGDVLVLENVRFYAGETKNDPELAKEFAALADLYVNDAFGAAHRAHASTEGVAKHLPAVAGLLMEKELEVLGKALSTPERPFTAIIGGAKVKDKIGVIDNLLDKVDNLIIGGGLAYTFVKAQGHEVGKSLLEEDKIDLAKQFMKKAEDKGVNFLMPVDVVVADDFSNDANTKEVDIDSIPSDWEALDIGPKTRELFQATIKDSKLVIWNGPMGVFELDAFANGTKAVAEALADATDTYSVIGGGDSAAAVEKFGYADKMSHISTGGGASLEFMEGKELPGVVALNDK
- the gap gene encoding type I glyceraldehyde-3-phosphate dehydrogenase codes for the protein MATKIGINGFGRIGRNVFRAALKNDNVEVVAVNDLTDANMLAHLLQYDTVHGTLQEKVTVDGDTLVIGDKKVKVLAERDPAQLGWGDLGVEVVVESTGRFTKRADAAKHLEAGAKKVIISAPATDEDITVVMGVNEDKYDAENHNVISNASCTTNCLAPFAKVLNDKFGIKRGMMTTIHSYTNDQQILDLPHKDYRRARAAAENIIPTTTGAAKAVSLVLPELKGKLNGGAVRVPTPNVSLVDLVAELDKNVTAEEVNAAFKEAAEGDLKGVLAYSEEPLVSTDYNGSPASSTIDALSTMVMEDNMVKVISWYDNESGYSNRVVDLVDYIASKGL
- a CDS encoding sugar-binding transcriptional regulator, which encodes MESIIDIQKRLLPDLLEVMQKRHQILRSIQFLQPVGRRSLAQNLGLTERVLRSEVEFLKNQDLISIKTSGMIMTEDGMKLLERIENMMREISGINDMEERLQSLLNLNEIVIVPGNSDESPWVKEELGRASAFSMKQRLEGNNIIAVTGGSTMAAVAEMLTPDFSGSDTLFVPARGGIGEDVKNQANTICAKMAEHTGMRHRVLYVPDQVSKEVYKSFLKEPMIKEVLNLIQSANMVLHGIGDAITMAERRKTPPADFEKITAGNAVGEAFGYYFNESGEVVHKVPTIGLQLEDLKNIKHVFAVAGGSSKAKAIRAYLKSAPSSTILITDEGAAKELLKG
- a CDS encoding glutaredoxin family protein — protein: MNPVIFYTRNQCHLCTDAKLNLKLVQDDLKFDIIEKDIDQSDELTERFGLMIPVVEYDGEIIQYGQIDYFTLSKRLHEKLSSF